The DNA segment ttgtCTTATTTTCCTACCACCCTCCGATCATCAAGCGGCCAAATTACAAATCCTATTTGACCcaaattttctctctctctctctctctctctctctctctctcttttactGCAAAACTCATTAGTTAAAAACTAAATGTATACCTTCTTTTTATTTCTACCTAGTGTGCGGCACAACAATTAAGATGTATTTGATCTGCATTTGAAAtaacttatattaaaaatatatatatgttattcaaatgtaaattttaaaaactcctATAAATTATAATGTTATTTCACttgtaaattaaaaatgaaaaatattggaaatattttaatttaaaattttagtgatTTTAAAGTATTTGGATGAagttttttaagatttaaaaatataaaattaaagacCATAACTTTAGATTGTAGAGTAGCTGATTAAAATCATAGTAGCTTTCCCAATTCAACcaatattatctaaaatctcACTGAATATCAAATCATTTCAAATACACAAGTCAATGCTTCTTTTcgcctgttttttttttttgataactctggtatctggtCAGCCACAATCCCAACTATCCCCTCGAaaggggtccagcgccccaacggaagggatgttaaatccgttgtggccaAGACTCGAACCCGGGTGGCGGACAGTACAGCTGTACCTCCTTTACCTGTTTGCCTGTTTGCAACtcctttttcaatttttttgcacattttcatatttttattatgtaacTTAAACATTAGAGAATCATCACAAACTAATTAACAATAGCCTGACTATGTATAAAGAGGAGGTGGTGTTATATGATTTATCATGTtcaatatatgatatatatatcaatatggGTTACTTGAATAGTATATCTTATAGcattatatattgaaaaaaaatatattatatagattGCTCTCGATCCAGTCGAACTCTACATAATCAATTTAGACAACGGGAAACTATCTTCATCTTTTCTTCGCTTATATTTTCTTTCATACCTAGGAGCTTGATCTTTACTGCTGATGATCTGACAAAATCAGAACTGTATCACTCAAACTTTGTTATGCTGTTATAAAGCTTTAGTTAATCAAATGGTTGTTCAATAccctaaataaataaataaataatttggaTTTAACCACCTTCTtgtctatctatatatattattatttgtaaaatgattttttcattCGAGCTCTTATGTTAAAAGTTAAACAGGTTAATATCATTACTactcttaatgaataaaatatataaattagccacaaaatcaaaacaaattttaatttgttgattagataagtgattaaaattagcaataataagaattatccaaaatataaaaatagattttaaaataaaagataattcttatatatattgtgttgttatctaaaaaaacattttaatgaaaaaagttaaaatattaaaaacataaaatacatacctaaatattaatcacgtaaaatttttttattttatataattgaaaagaGAATATTGAATGATTTTTAAGAGTTATTTATGTATGATAAATATTGTGTACAAAGaattcttcaaaaaaattagaacacATAAGAATGttcaaatgaaaatataaataataataactttcaaaaaaattgcaccacgtaaaaaatttcaaataaaaacataaataataaattatccttataatcttttaattagtaatgcatatattagtaagtaattataaaatgtttatgttCGCATGGGTGGGTGAAATACctagttttataatatatatagcaaaaaaatatcatttcagTGAGATTGATCCCAGTTccattttctatataaatggTTCAAGCATGTGAgtgaaaacacacacacaaaacacgCTAAACATATAAACACATTGCGTATTGAATCATTGATTAGCACATAACACATGgctaacttaaaatttttgctgtGTTTGTTCCTGATCTGTGTTACGTTGTCGCTGTCATCAGCATCTCGGCCAATGCAGCAGCGGTTTGCAAACGCAGAGGGAAAGAAAGGAGGGCGTATGATGAGAGAAGCTGAAAAGGTGTTGAAAGCTAATATGGAGAAGCTAATGGAGAGGGGCTTTAGCGAGTCCAAGAGACTTAGTCCTGGAGGTCCTGATCCTCGTCATCACTAAGTACTACGTACCCTCGTATATTTAAATTTGCAGGGatgtcttttcttttcttgatcTTGAACCGGTTTAGAAGAAAACATATTGATCCGTTTTGTACGCAGCCTTGTTTGTTCGTTCGGtgtaaccaaaataaattgTGATGTTCGTTACACGTTTTATGAATTGTGCATGCTTTACGTACTCTATACATTCTACAATATACAATAGTCTACTAGGACCGGATTATATCATGTTTCTATGAAAAGAAAGTACAAATAAATAGTATGAAAAGTGAGActgaaataatttaatttatcatGTTTGTATTCTATAATGGCTCGTGTAgatataagatttaaaattaagtTTGAAAAAGTATAGATTATTTATGGACGACAACataagggcctgactggttcaaccgcagcggttgcggttgcggctgcgggagtttgcggatgcgggtggttgcggttttctagcggttttaagagatttgtacgactggttctgcggttagaaattggtgcgtttgcggaatacttatgactggttaactaccaaatacagcagcggttaaataataaattaacaatatttacattttatataattataaaaatatcaaaaatcataatattataataaatatgtaaatta comes from the Brassica napus cultivar Da-Ae chromosome A7, Da-Ae, whole genome shotgun sequence genome and includes:
- the LOC111199491 gene encoding CLAVATA3/ESR (CLE)-related protein 1-like — protein: MANLKFLLCLFLICVTLSLSSASRPMQQRFANAEGKKGGRMMREAEKVLKANMEKLMERGFSESKRLSPGGPDPRHH